The genomic segment AATACGTGGGCCAGGGTCATCGGGTCACGATCCAGAGCGGCGCCGGTACCGGTGCAAGCTTTCCTGACGACGCCTTTACAGCCGCCGGCGCGGAAATCGTCGACGCGGCAAGTGCTTTCGGCGCCGATCTCGTCCTCAAAGTCCAGTCCCCGACCGATTCCGAACTGCCGCTGCTAAAACGCGGCGCTGTCCTGGTCGGCATGCTCGACCCGTTCAATACCGAAAATTCCGCAAAACTCGCCGCAGCGGGCGTCACCGCGTTCGCGCTGGAAGCCGCGCCGCGCACCACGCGCGCGCAGAGCCTCGACGTGTTGTCGTCGCAGGCAAATATCGCCGGGTACAAGGCGGTGTTGCTGGCGGCGACGCTGTATCCCCGCTTCATGCCGATGCTGATGACCGCCGCCGGCACCGTCAAAGCCGCGCGCGTGCTGATTCTCGGCGCGGGCGTCGCCGGCTTGCAGGCGATCGCGACGGCCAAGCGCCTGGGCGCGGTGATCGAGGCGTCGGACGTGCGTCCGGCAGTGAAAGAGCAGATCGAATCGCTCGGCGCGAAGTTTCTCGACGTGCCTTACGAAACCGATGAGGAGCGCGAAGCCGCGCAGGGCGTCGGCGGCTACGCTCGGCCGATGCCGCCGTCGTGGCTCACGCGGCAGTCGGAGCTGGTCCACGAGCGGGCCAAACAGGCCGACGTGGTGATCTCCACCGCGCTGATCCCCGGGCGCGCTGCACCCACGCTGATTTCCGTCGACACCGTGCAGGCGATGAAACCCGGCTCTGTGCTGGTCGATCTCGCCGCCGGACGCGGTGCGGAATACGAAGGCCGGCGCGGCGGCAATTGCCCGCTCACCGAAGCGGACCAGGTGGTGACCAGACATGGCGTGCAGATCGTCGGCTATACGAATCTGGCGTCGATGGTGCCTGCCGACGCGTCGTCTTTATATGCGCGCAACCTGCTCGACTTCCTCAAGCTGATCATCACGAAGGAAGGCACGTTGAACATCGATCTCGCGGACGACATCGTCGCGGCCACGCTGCTGGCCCGCGACGGCGAAGTCACGCGCAAGGGCTGAGCAACAGTGATGCATGGGACCGGCGCAGGTGCGTTGCAAAGTCGAACGCGAACCCGCTAACTCCGGTCGACCGCTATAAATTGCATGGGAGGAGAGTGGCAATGGAAGTCATCAACCACACCGTCATCAACCTGATCATCTTCGTGCTGGCTATTTACGTCGGCTACCACGTCGTCTGGAACGTCACGCCCGCGCTGCACACGCCGCTGATGGCCGTGACCAATGCGATTTCGGCGATCGTGATCGTCGGCGCGATGCTCGCTGCGGGTCTCACGCTCGGCACGCCCGGCAAGTTCTTCGGCACGCTCGCGGTCGCGCTCGCGGCGGTCAACGTGTTCGGCGGTTTTCTCGTCACGCGGCGAATGCTGGAGATGTTCCGCAAAAAAGAACCGAAGAAGCTCATCGCCGATAAGACCGCCAAGGAGAACGCGTAATGAGCCTGAACGTCGTCACGCTGCTTTATCTGGTCGCGTCGGTCTGCTTCATTCAGGCGCTTAAGGGGCTCTCTAATCCGAAGACGGCGCGCGTCGGCAATACCTTCGGCATGGTCGGGATGGCGATTGCGATTCTCACGACCATCGCGCTGATCATCAAGGAAGCCAACGCGCTCGGTTCGAACCTCGGGCTTGGACTCGGCCTGCTGCTGGTCGCATTGGTGGTCGGCGGCGCGGTCGGCTCGTTCGTCGCCGCGCGCGTCGAGATGACCAAGATGCCGGAACTGGTCGCGGCCATGCACTCGCTGATCGGTCTCGCAGCCGTGTGCATTGCCTATGCGGTGGTCTCGGAACCGGCCGCATTCGGCCTCGTCGATCCCGAGTATCCGGTGCCGGGCTTCCTGCCGTTCGGTAACCGCATCGAACTGTTCATCGGCACCTTCGTCGGCGCGATTACGTTTTCGGGCTCGGTGATCGCGTTCGGCAAGCTGTCGGGCAAATACAAGTTCCGGCTGTTTCAAGGCGCGCCGGTCGTGTACAGCGGGCAGCATCTGATCAACCTGATGCTCGCCATCGCAATGCTCGGCTTCGGCGTGATCTTCTTTCTCACGCAGTCGTGGCTGCCGTTCATCATCATGACGATCATCGCGTTCGTGCTCGGCGTGCTGATCATCATCCCGATCGGCGGCGCGGATATGCCGGTCGTCGTGTCGATGCTGAATTCGTATTCGGGCTGGGCGGCGGCGGGCATCGGCTTCTCGCTGAACAATCCGATGCTGATCATTGCGGGCTCGCTGGTCGGCTCGTCGGGCGCGATCCTGTCGTACATCATGTGCCGCGCGATGAACCGCTCGTTCTTCAACGTGATTCTCGGCGGCTTCGGCAACGAAGCGGGCGCGGCGGCCGCAGGCGGATCGGCGGAACAGCGTCCGGTCAAATCCGGTTCCGCCGACGACGCGTCGTTCATGCTCGGCAACGCCGAAACCGTGGTGATCGTGCCGGGCTACGGGCTCGCCGTGGCACGTGCACAACATGCGCTGAAGGAGTTGACCGACAAGCTGGTCGAGAAGGGCATCGAGGTGAAGTACGCGATTCACCCGGTGGCCGGACGCATGCCCGGCCACATGAACGTGCTGCTCGCCGAAGCCGAGGTGCCGTACGACATGGTGTTCGAGATGGACGACATCAACGGCGAGTTCGGCCAGGTGGACGTGGTGCTGGTGCTCGGCGCGAACGACGTGGTGAATCCGGCGGCGAAGAACGATCCGAAGTCGCCGATTGCGGGCATGCCGATCATCGAGGCCTATAAGGCGCGCACGGTCATCGTGAACAAGCGCTCGATGGCGGCGGGTTATGCCGGGCTCGACAACGATCTGTTCTACATGGACAAGACGATGATGGTGTTCGGCGATGCGAAGAAGGTGATCGAAGACATGGTGAAGGCGGTGGAGTGAGCGGAGGGAAATCGCGGGCTGCGTGATTGCGGCTCGCGATTTTTGCGATGCGGAGCGGGGCGCGAGGGCGAGCCCAGAGATCGCGGCGGGCCGGGCTCCTGCGATGTATTTCCGCTAGCTTAGACCAGGCTACTGAACCGAAAAACCGCTGCTCACCGCGGCTTCGCATTCACATGCCGCAACAGATCAGCGAGCCGTCTGCCTTCCTGATCCGGGTACTGCTCCAGCACCCGCAAATCGCGCATCTTCTCCAGCGAAAAGTTGCGGAAATCGCCGCGCAATTCGCACCATGAGCCGAGCGTCCAGCGTGCGCCCCAGTAGGCGAGCGCGAGCGGCCAGACGCGCCGCTCGGTCGCCGCGTGATTCGCATCGACGTACGCGAAACTCACCACGTGGCGTGCGTCGATCGCGCGATGCAGCGTGTCCAGTTGCGCGGAAAACGCTTCCTTGATGTGAAACGACGGCGCGAAGATCGCCAGCTTGTCGATGGTCGCGCGCTTGTCGGCAGGCATTGCCGATGCGATCTTCGCAAGCGCCCCGCGCGCGCCGCTCGCGAAATCCGCGCCGCCCCACGATTCGAGCATGCGTGCGCCTGCGGCCAGCGCGGCGAGTTCATCGACGGTGAAGGTAAGCGGCGGCAGGCTCGCCGCGCGGCTCAGCCGGTAGCCGATGCCGGCCTCGCCCTCGATCGGCACGCCCGACAGTTGCAGATCGCGGACATCGCGATAAACCGTGCGCAGCGAGATGTTCAGCCAGTCCGCGAGTTGCTGCGCGGTGGTCAGGCGGCGTCCGCGCAGCAGTTCGGCAATCTGGAACAGGCGGTCGGCGCGGCGCGTCATCGTGGGCGTCTTGTAAAAAAGGACGGGAACGGTCCCGCGATGATAGCGCCGCATGGTGCGCTCCGGTCAAGGGTCGCTGGGGCGGGGGCTTTGTCATGCCGGCCTCATCGGGCGCTGTGTCACGTCGCTCCACGGCTCGGTGCGTTACAGGTCCGGTACTGCACTGCACGCCCGCAGCCATGCACAGGCGAAGGCTCACGCAAGCACCGCCCGCCGCCGCAAACCGCCACGCATTTCACCCTTTAGTCAGCGAATGCAGCCCGACGCGATTGCCTTCCGTATCGGTAAAAAACGCGATGTAGCCGATATCCTGCGGCAACTGGATCACCGGCCCGTCGGTCTTGCCGCCGGCTTTTTCGATACGGGCGAGGACGGCGTCGACATTCGGCTGCGCAGTCAGATAAACGCAGACGCCGCCGCTGGCGGGCTTCATCGACGGATTGTGGACGATTGCGCCGCCGGTGGCCGGGTCGTCGTAGCTGAACACGGCAATCGGCTGATCGCCGAATTGCTGGCGATTGAGTTTGACGTCGAGCGCGGTTTCGTAGAAGCGGACGGCGCGATCGAAGTCGACGGAAGGAATTTCGAACCAGGCAATGACTTTCGATGATGCGGACATGACACTCTCCCTGCAAGGTGGACGGCGGGTAAGCCGCGAAAATCGCCGGATGGCGTGAAGAGGAGTGTGCAGGGGGGCTACTGACAGCGTGGTGTCAGCAGGGTGAGTGGGCATCAGACGAAAAAAAACCGCAGAGCCAAAAGCCCCACGGTTTTCATTGCATCGACAAAACCAGCACGTGCGCAAGAAGCGCTTGGCTTTACTCCGCCGGCGTATCGTTCTGCGGCCGCTGACGCACGCTGCCCGCGATCAGATCGAAGCGGAACAACCGGCATTCCAGCGCGCCGTTGAACAGCGGCGTTTTCGTCGATTCGCGCAAACGCAACTGCCCCGGCAACTTACGATCCGACGTCAGAATGAACGCGTGCCAACCGGTGAAGCGCTGCTTCAACGCGTCGCCGAGCAACTTGAAAAACTCGCTGTCCGGCGCTTCTTCCTGAATGCGGTGGAAGCTGTCGTCGTCGCGATTCTCACGATTGCCGCGACCTTCGCGAATCTCGCCGCGCGCATTGCGCCCGCGCACTTCGATCCGCTCGCCATACGGCGGATTCGCCACGAGAATGCCCGCGTCCGAACCCGGCGGCGTCATGCCGCGCGCGTCGACCTGCTTCAGCGGAATGTTCGGCAAGCCGGCGCGCTGGAAGTTGGCGCGCGCCTTGTCGAGCATGTCGCCGGAAATATCACTGCCGAAAATCTGCAGATCGGCACGCGAAGTGCGCGCTGCGTGTCTGGCGTCCAGCGCGGCGCCCTTCAGCGCCTGCCAGGTTTTCGTTTCGAATTGCTTGAAGCGCTCGAAGCCGAACATCCGGTCCGCGCCCGGCGCAATGTTCAGCGCGACCTGCGCGGCTTCCGCGAGGAACGTTCCGCTGCCGCACATCGGGTCATACAGCGGCGTGCCGGCGGTCCAGCCGGTCAGACGCAGGATGCCTGCGGCGAGGTTCTCGCGCAGCGGCGCCGCGCCCTTGTCGAGACGCCAGCCGCGCTTGAACAGCGGATCGCCCGAGGTGTCGAGATAGAGCGTGCAATCGGTCGCGGTCAGGAAGGCGAACACGCGGACATCGGGGTTGCCGGTGTCGATGCTCGGCCGCGCGCCGCTGACTTCGCGCAGACGGTCGCAGATCGCGTCTTTCACACGCAGTGTCGTGAATTCGAGGCTGCGCAGCGGCGACTTGATCGCGGTGACGTCCACCCGCAGCGTTTCGTTCGCCGAGAACCACTGTTCCCAGCGCTGTTCGACGGCGAGCGCGTAAATATCCTGTTCGTTGCGATACGGCCGATGCGCGATTTTCAGCAGCACACGGCTCGCGAGACGCGAATGCAGGTTGGCGGCCATGCCGGCGGCCCAGCCTCCGCGGAAATGCACGCCGCCCGGCACCTGCGCGCCGGCGATGAATTGTGCGCCGTTCAGATGTTTGGCGGCAATTTCGGCGAGTTCGGTCGCGAGCGAGGCTTCAAGGCCGCGAGGGCAAGGGAGGAAGAAATCGAAGGACATTGAGGTTGCCGGAAGGCGTTAGATAAGGCGCTATTGTACGCGGTCGAGGTGGCGCGCCATGGGGGATTGCGTGGAGGGCCGCGCAAGCAGTGCGGCGCGGCGCATGCCGATCGGGACCGGCGACGCCGCGGGCGCGTTCCACGCTTGAGCTTCATGGCTGCGCACGAGCACAACGCAGCGGCCCCGTTCATTCGTTAGAGCCGCCGCGCCCGGGTTTGCCTTACCGCGCTTCGCGCTCCGCTTTCGCCGGCCACACCAGTTCCAGCGGATGCCGGAACACCCGCTGCCAGATCGCACCGCGCAGCGAGCGCACCGCATTGCGCCGCAGATCGCGCGATTTCACCGCCATGTAGAACGCGAGCGCGAAACTCACGGCGACGTTGAGAATCGCCATGCTGCCGACACCCGCCACCGCCCACCACAACTCCGGCAGCTTCAGCGCCCCCTTGCCGAGCACGCCGAGCGCGACGCCGATCGAACCGGCGCTGAGCGTCACGTGACGCACTTCGAACGAGAAGGCGAAGGCGGTCAGGATCGCGGGCACGAGTCCGAGCATCAGGCCGAGCGTGATATTGCCGACGACCCCTGCCACGTTCGCCCGGCAAAAGTGTGCGATCCGGTCGGCCCCCGCTGCGCCGAGCGTGATCCGCAGACGGCGGTTGTAGGCGAGCGCATCGGCGACGCGATGCAACACGAACCAGTTGTCCGCCCAGCCCGCGAGCAGACTCGACGACCACAGCAGTACGCCGGTCAACGCGGCGTAGAACGGCGTCGGTCCCCAAAGCGAGAACGAGTGCAGTGTGGCGTGCGCTTTTTCCGGCGAAATGATGTCGGCATGAAACAGCGCATGCCACAGCAACTGCACGCCGAGACACACGGGAAACACCAGCAGAACGTTGCCGAGCACGGCGGCGGCTTGCGTGCGCATCAGCGCGGTCACCGAACTCACGAAACTGTCGACACCCGCAGGTGTGCCCACGCCGTCGAGTTCGCGAGCGAGGGTGGGTGCGGTCATCGCCGGCTGCTTGGTGGCGAGCGAGAAGTGCAGGAAGTGCATCAGCAGGAAGCTGGCCGCGTAGTTGATGCCGGCCAGCAGTCCTTCGAACATCGCGTGGAAATGCGCGCCGGTAATCGCGAACTTCACGCAGACCGTGACGACGGTGACGAGTCCGCCGCCGGCCGCCATCCGCAGCATCTTCAGATACTCGGCGCGGTCGCGGGCGATGTAGTGCTCGCCGGTATCCGCGCTGTATTCGACGACCTTGCGCGCGAGCAGCGAAAAGTTGCTGCGCATCAGGTGCGCGACGCTCTGGCTCGCATGATTCGCGTTGACGAGTTCGGCGGTCAGACGTGCGCTCGCATGCGGATCGTCGTGCGCCATCCAAGCATTCAGCAGATGCTCGGCGCGCACGATCCGCATGCGCATCCGTTCGACCTGGAACACGATGTCGACGCTCACGCCGTTGCGGTACAGGTGCGCGAAGACTTTGTCGGTGGCGCCACGGCATTCGTCGAGCAGCAGGCGCAGGTAGTTCACTTCGCGCAGCAGCTGATCCTGCGGACCACCGGCCGCGAACGCGTGATGCGCGGCTTCGACGGCGAGCATCGCGCGCGTGAGGCGGTAGAACGGCTGCTTTTCCATCGCCACGCGGACGTCGCTGGCGTCGCTCACGTCGTGCGAGTCGTGCACGTTGTCGCCACTGTCGTGACCGGCGCGCGTGCCGCCCAGGCGGCTGCGCACCGTTTGCGACAACCCCGTCGAACTGATCTGGCAGGTCAGGTTGTGCAGCGCGGCCAGCAGGTCGAGCGAAAACGGCGTGGCGTCGCGCTGCTCGTCGCCGTCGGCGGCGTAGTCGAACAGCGCGTGAATGCGTATCAGCAGATCGGTGGGCAGCGCGGCGATCCATTCGGCGTCGCGCTCCGAGCTGAACATCAGTGTGACGATCGCGGTGAGGTCGCGGCGGTTCGGCGCGGGCGGGATCAGCGACGCTTCGAGGCGCTCGAACAACGCGCCGAAGAAGCCCGAATGCACCGGCATGCCGGCGTCGCAGAGCAGCGAGAGGCCGTCGCTTTCACGCAGCAGCCTGCGCAGAATGCCGGCGACGTTCGCTTTCCACGCGGGATTGCGGTCCAGCACATGGAGCAGGTAACGGATGCGCGTATGCGGCGGGGTCGATTGAGATGGCGTGTTTTCAGCGGCGGCGGGTTGCACCGCGCGGCCCCGGCGAATCCAGTGCGCCAGTTCGATCAGCCATTCGCTGCGTTCGGGGTAGGGCGCGGTGCGGTCGGCGATCGCCAGCAACGCATCGAGCTGGTGACCGCCGTCGCGTGAAGCACGCCATTTCTTGATGAATCGTTTGATCGAATCGAACACTTCAGGCGCCAGTGCCCGTGCTGCCGGCTGCCGACGGACACGCCGGCACGATCACGTTCG from the Paraburkholderia fungorum genome contains:
- a CDS encoding THUMP domain-containing class I SAM-dependent RNA methyltransferase, with the translated sequence MSFDFFLPCPRGLEASLATELAEIAAKHLNGAQFIAGAQVPGGVHFRGGWAAGMAANLHSRLASRVLLKIAHRPYRNEQDIYALAVEQRWEQWFSANETLRVDVTAIKSPLRSLEFTTLRVKDAICDRLREVSGARPSIDTGNPDVRVFAFLTATDCTLYLDTSGDPLFKRGWRLDKGAAPLRENLAAGILRLTGWTAGTPLYDPMCGSGTFLAEAAQVALNIAPGADRMFGFERFKQFETKTWQALKGAALDARHAARTSRADLQIFGSDISGDMLDKARANFQRAGLPNIPLKQVDARGMTPPGSDAGILVANPPYGERIEVRGRNARGEIREGRGNRENRDDDSFHRIQEEAPDSEFFKLLGDALKQRFTGWHAFILTSDRKLPGQLRLRESTKTPLFNGALECRLFRFDLIAGSVRQRPQNDTPAE
- a CDS encoding NAD(P) transhydrogenase subunit alpha: MEVINHTVINLIIFVLAIYVGYHVVWNVTPALHTPLMAVTNAISAIVIVGAMLAAGLTLGTPGKFFGTLAVALAAVNVFGGFLVTRRMLEMFRKKEPKKLIADKTAKENA
- a CDS encoding helix-turn-helix transcriptional regulator; the encoded protein is MRRYHRGTVPVLFYKTPTMTRRADRLFQIAELLRGRRLTTAQQLADWLNISLRTVYRDVRDLQLSGVPIEGEAGIGYRLSRAASLPPLTFTVDELAALAAGARMLESWGGADFASGARGALAKIASAMPADKRATIDKLAIFAPSFHIKEAFSAQLDTLHRAIDARHVVSFAYVDANHAATERRVWPLALAYWGARWTLGSWCELRGDFRNFSLEKMRDLRVLEQYPDQEGRRLADLLRHVNAKPR
- a CDS encoding NAD(P)(+) transhydrogenase (Re/Si-specific) subunit beta — protein: MSLNVVTLLYLVASVCFIQALKGLSNPKTARVGNTFGMVGMAIAILTTIALIIKEANALGSNLGLGLGLLLVALVVGGAVGSFVAARVEMTKMPELVAAMHSLIGLAAVCIAYAVVSEPAAFGLVDPEYPVPGFLPFGNRIELFIGTFVGAITFSGSVIAFGKLSGKYKFRLFQGAPVVYSGQHLINLMLAIAMLGFGVIFFLTQSWLPFIIMTIIAFVLGVLIIIPIGGADMPVVVSMLNSYSGWAAAGIGFSLNNPMLIIAGSLVGSSGAILSYIMCRAMNRSFFNVILGGFGNEAGAAAAGGSAEQRPVKSGSADDASFMLGNAETVVIVPGYGLAVARAQHALKELTDKLVEKGIEVKYAIHPVAGRMPGHMNVLLAEAEVPYDMVFEMDDINGEFGQVDVVLVLGANDVVNPAAKNDPKSPIAGMPIIEAYKARTVIVNKRSMAAGYAGLDNDLFYMDKTMMVFGDAKKVIEDMVKAVE
- a CDS encoding VOC family protein, which translates into the protein MSASSKVIAWFEIPSVDFDRAVRFYETALDVKLNRQQFGDQPIAVFSYDDPATGGAIVHNPSMKPASGGVCVYLTAQPNVDAVLARIEKAGGKTDGPVIQLPQDIGYIAFFTDTEGNRVGLHSLTKG
- a CDS encoding Re/Si-specific NAD(P)(+) transhydrogenase subunit alpha; this translates as MHIGVPAETRAHETRVAATPETVKKYVGQGHRVTIQSGAGTGASFPDDAFTAAGAEIVDAASAFGADLVLKVQSPTDSELPLLKRGAVLVGMLDPFNTENSAKLAAAGVTAFALEAAPRTTRAQSLDVLSSQANIAGYKAVLLAATLYPRFMPMLMTAAGTVKAARVLILGAGVAGLQAIATAKRLGAVIEASDVRPAVKEQIESLGAKFLDVPYETDEEREAAQGVGGYARPMPPSWLTRQSELVHERAKQADVVISTALIPGRAAPTLISVDTVQAMKPGSVLVDLAAGRGAEYEGRRGGNCPLTEADQVVTRHGVQIVGYTNLASMVPADASSLYARNLLDFLKLIITKEGTLNIDLADDIVAATLLARDGEVTRKG
- a CDS encoding site-specific recombinase; its protein translation is MFDSIKRFIKKWRASRDGGHQLDALLAIADRTAPYPERSEWLIELAHWIRRGRAVQPAAAENTPSQSTPPHTRIRYLLHVLDRNPAWKANVAGILRRLLRESDGLSLLCDAGMPVHSGFFGALFERLEASLIPPAPNRRDLTAIVTLMFSSERDAEWIAALPTDLLIRIHALFDYAADGDEQRDATPFSLDLLAALHNLTCQISSTGLSQTVRSRLGGTRAGHDSGDNVHDSHDVSDASDVRVAMEKQPFYRLTRAMLAVEAAHHAFAAGGPQDQLLREVNYLRLLLDECRGATDKVFAHLYRNGVSVDIVFQVERMRMRIVRAEHLLNAWMAHDDPHASARLTAELVNANHASQSVAHLMRSNFSLLARKVVEYSADTGEHYIARDRAEYLKMLRMAAGGGLVTVVTVCVKFAITGAHFHAMFEGLLAGINYAASFLLMHFLHFSLATKQPAMTAPTLARELDGVGTPAGVDSFVSSVTALMRTQAAAVLGNVLLVFPVCLGVQLLWHALFHADIISPEKAHATLHSFSLWGPTPFYAALTGVLLWSSSLLAGWADNWFVLHRVADALAYNRRLRITLGAAGADRIAHFCRANVAGVVGNITLGLMLGLVPAILTAFAFSFEVRHVTLSAGSIGVALGVLGKGALKLPELWWAVAGVGSMAILNVAVSFALAFYMAVKSRDLRRNAVRSLRGAIWQRVFRHPLELVWPAKAEREAR